One region of Baekduia soli genomic DNA includes:
- a CDS encoding sensor histidine kinase has protein sequence MRPADPDPIATLVQRTSGIVGSAFLRALVREYAEVSGARLVYVADHRGDHARVLAEWRDGVPGAGGEFVLPGRAPMGPASVSVILRDPEGGVIGHVGVEGGVDIPWTRDVALFTLLTERTAGEVQRHRHVAALRSREEQLAAARARLVHAIDEERRRIGRDIHDGVQQRAVAATHLLTLAERRLQDAPDVAADLMRRAREEVKEATRELRDLSRGLHPVGLADGLGTALEILAARSPVPLHIDALPDRRLPEPVEVTIFFLVSEAVTNAGKHAGASWLRVEVAHQPDTIVATVADDGAGGADPARGTGLRGLQDRIATLGGTLEVDSPPGGGTCSWPASRWRRGARPGRPISSTAPPTTVGRAWRRSPRSSRADAAARSRWPASGSWRAACRASARACPCATTRARSSGRSSCAGSPSSRWARSTPRRWRPSVSPTPWRRSRPGPGGAGATTVTRSRSCSATRRGS, from the coding sequence GTGCGGCCCGCGGACCCCGACCCGATCGCCACGCTCGTGCAGCGCACGTCGGGCATCGTCGGCAGCGCGTTCCTGCGCGCGCTGGTCCGCGAGTATGCCGAGGTCTCCGGTGCGCGGCTGGTCTACGTCGCCGATCACCGCGGCGACCACGCGCGCGTGCTGGCCGAGTGGCGCGACGGCGTGCCGGGCGCCGGCGGCGAGTTCGTCCTGCCCGGCCGCGCGCCGATGGGCCCTGCGTCGGTCTCGGTCATCCTGCGCGACCCCGAGGGCGGCGTCATCGGGCACGTCGGGGTCGAGGGCGGGGTCGACATCCCGTGGACCCGCGACGTCGCGCTGTTCACGCTGCTGACCGAGCGCACGGCCGGCGAGGTGCAGCGCCACCGCCACGTGGCCGCGCTGCGCTCGCGCGAGGAGCAGCTGGCCGCCGCCCGCGCGCGGCTGGTGCACGCGATCGACGAGGAGCGCCGGCGGATCGGGCGCGACATCCACGACGGCGTGCAGCAGCGCGCGGTCGCGGCGACCCACCTGCTCACGCTGGCCGAGCGCCGGCTGCAGGACGCGCCCGACGTCGCGGCCGACCTCATGCGCCGGGCCCGCGAGGAGGTCAAGGAGGCCACGCGGGAGCTGCGTGACCTGTCGCGAGGGCTGCACCCGGTCGGCCTGGCCGACGGGCTCGGCACCGCCCTGGAGATCCTGGCGGCGCGCTCGCCGGTGCCGCTGCACATCGACGCGCTGCCCGACCGCCGTCTGCCCGAGCCCGTCGAGGTGACCATCTTCTTCCTCGTCAGCGAGGCCGTGACCAACGCGGGCAAGCACGCCGGAGCCTCCTGGCTGCGCGTGGAGGTCGCCCACCAGCCCGACACGATCGTCGCCACGGTGGCCGACGACGGCGCCGGCGGCGCCGATCCGGCCCGCGGGACCGGCCTGCGCGGCCTGCAGGACCGCATCGCGACGCTCGGCGGCACGCTGGAGGTCGACAGCCCGCCCGGCGGCGGGACGTGCTCGTGGCCCGCATCCCGCTGGCGCCGTGGCGCTCGGCCCGGGCGCCCTATCTCGAGTACGGCACCCCCGACGACGGTGGGGAGGGCCTGGCGTCGATCGCCGCGATCCTCGAGGGCCGACGCAGCGGCGCGATCTCGCTGGCCCGCGAGTGGGAGCTGGAGGGCGGCGTGCCGGGCATCGGCACGCGCCTGCCCGTGCGCGACCACACGGGCCAGGAGTTCGGGGCGGTCGTCGTGCGCCGGGTCTCCATCATCCCGCTGGGCCAGATCGACGCCGCGACGGTGGCGTCCATCGGTGTCGCCGACACCGTGGAGGCGTTCGCGGCCTGGGCCCGGCGGCGCTGGGGCGACAACCGTGACACGGTCGCGTTCCTGCTCGGCGACCCGGCGTGGCAGCTGA
- the selD gene encoding selenide, water dikinase SelD: protein MTAPLPTPAPLTSLASGAGCGCKLAAADLLPIVAGLPAATDARLLVGTPTGDDAGVFRLSDDLALVQTLDFFTPLVDDPYDFGRIAAANALSDVYAMGGTPLTAMNIVAFPLEQQGGDVLAAILRGGLDVVTEAGASIVGGHSIRDDEPKYGLAVTGTVHPDRMLTNAGGREGDALVLTKPLGVGAIVTAAKRGAAGPGLVQAAVAVMVTLNARAALAALAAGAHAMTDVTGFGLLGHLHNVARESGLAAEVEARAVPAIEGVAELLADAVGVSGGSRRNAEWAEGFATFAEGVAPWQRRLVTDATTSGGLLVAVAPGDAATVPGPVVGHLVAGTPGTIRVV, encoded by the coding sequence ATGACCGCACCCCTCCCGACCCCCGCCCCCCTGACGAGCCTGGCCAGCGGCGCCGGCTGCGGCTGCAAGCTGGCCGCCGCCGACCTGCTGCCCATCGTGGCCGGACTGCCCGCCGCGACCGACGCGCGACTGCTCGTCGGCACCCCCACCGGCGACGATGCCGGGGTCTTCCGCCTCTCCGACGACCTCGCGCTCGTGCAGACCCTGGACTTCTTCACGCCGCTGGTCGACGACCCCTACGACTTCGGGCGGATCGCCGCCGCCAACGCGCTGTCGGACGTGTACGCCATGGGCGGCACGCCGCTGACGGCGATGAACATCGTGGCCTTCCCGCTCGAGCAGCAGGGCGGCGACGTGCTGGCGGCCATCCTGCGCGGCGGGCTGGACGTCGTCACCGAGGCTGGCGCGTCGATCGTCGGCGGCCACTCCATCCGCGACGACGAGCCCAAGTACGGGCTGGCCGTCACGGGCACCGTGCACCCCGACCGGATGCTCACGAACGCCGGCGGCCGCGAGGGCGACGCGCTCGTGCTGACCAAGCCGCTCGGCGTGGGCGCGATCGTCACGGCGGCCAAGCGCGGTGCCGCCGGGCCGGGGCTCGTGCAGGCCGCCGTCGCCGTGATGGTCACGCTCAACGCCCGCGCCGCGCTCGCCGCGCTGGCCGCGGGCGCCCACGCGATGACCGACGTGACGGGCTTCGGCCTGCTCGGCCACCTGCACAACGTCGCCCGCGAGAGCGGACTGGCCGCCGAGGTCGAGGCCCGCGCGGTGCCCGCGATCGAGGGCGTCGCCGAGCTGCTGGCCGACGCCGTCGGCGTCTCGGGCGGCAGCCGCCGCAACGCCGAATGGGCCGAGGGCTTCGCCACGTTCGCCGAGGGCGTCGCCCCCTGGCAGCGCCGGCTGGTCACCGACGCCACAACCTCCGGGGGGCTGCTCGTGGCCGTGGCCCCGGGCGACGCGGCCACGGTGCCCGGCCCGGTCGTCGGGCACCTCGTCGCCGGGACGCCCGGGACGATCCGCGTCGTCTGA
- a CDS encoding VOC family protein produces MPSTTSSITEIGRVIIPVADQDRALAFYTEKLGLDVIADIPFGEGDRWIEVAPPGARTAVAFGPVLDGRVGVPTGVSFKTPDADALHDELAARGVDVDDVIAPPGAPRMFFFRDADSNTLHAAQEV; encoded by the coding sequence ATGCCCAGCACCACGAGCTCCATCACCGAGATCGGCCGCGTGATCATCCCGGTCGCCGACCAGGACCGCGCCCTGGCGTTCTACACCGAGAAGCTCGGCCTCGACGTCATCGCCGACATCCCCTTCGGCGAGGGCGACCGCTGGATCGAGGTCGCGCCGCCTGGCGCCCGCACCGCCGTGGCGTTCGGGCCCGTCCTGGACGGCCGCGTCGGCGTCCCGACCGGCGTCAGCTTCAAGACGCCCGACGCCGACGCGCTGCACGACGAGCTGGCCGCGCGCGGGGTCGACGTCGACGACGTGATCGCGCCGCCCGGCGCGCCGCGGATGTTCTTCTTCCGCGACGCCGACAGCAACACGCTGCACGCCGCGCAGGAGGTCTGA
- a CDS encoding c-type cytochrome, with protein MPRHRWAIGILAAAAAAVAACGCGATHGPATAARTIAPAGAGPVGGLTAGRRLYVAAGCGRCHALRDAGARGGSGPDFDTSERLDRAGILAGLVEGANGMPSYADRLPSARRELLADYLLAVAWRPHRRGR; from the coding sequence GTGCCGCGCCATCGGTGGGCGATCGGGATCCTCGCCGCGGCGGCGGCGGCCGTGGCGGCCTGCGGCTGCGGTGCGACCCACGGCCCCGCGACGGCGGCGCGCACGATCGCGCCGGCCGGGGCCGGCCCCGTGGGCGGGCTGACGGCGGGCCGCCGGCTCTACGTCGCGGCCGGGTGCGGCCGCTGCCACGCCCTGCGCGACGCCGGGGCCCGGGGCGGCTCCGGGCCGGACTTCGACACGAGCGAGCGCCTGGACCGCGCGGGCATCCTGGCCGGCCTGGTCGAGGGCGCCAACGGCATGCCGTCCTACGCGGACCGCCTGCCGTCCGCCCGGCGCGAGCTCCTGGCCGACTACCTGCTCGCCGTGGCCTGGCGACCGCACCGCCGAGGACGTTGA
- a CDS encoding alpha/beta fold hydrolase has translation MPSSSTLRVAGLDVVYYRAGDGPPLVLVHGAAGDAREWRPQMAGLSDDFTVIAWDEPGAGRSSDVPAGLGLAGYATALGALIDAVGAPAHVCGLSWGGTVALELYRRRPQAVATLVLADTYAGWKGSLPEAEVRTRVRSVERMLAGAAQTGRPSLPGLFAGEPPADAAELLTAIAADVRRESVRVALAAMAEADLRDVLPHIAVPTLLIWGERDARSPLTVARQFASAIPDAELVLIPAAGHMSNLECPEAFNAAMRAFYARLR, from the coding sequence ATGCCGAGCTCGTCGACGCTTCGCGTGGCCGGCTTGGATGTCGTCTACTACCGCGCAGGCGACGGGCCACCGCTCGTCCTGGTCCATGGCGCCGCCGGCGATGCACGCGAGTGGCGGCCGCAGATGGCCGGCCTGTCGGATGACTTCACCGTCATCGCGTGGGATGAGCCGGGCGCCGGTCGGTCCTCCGACGTGCCGGCCGGGCTCGGGCTGGCCGGGTACGCGACGGCGCTCGGGGCGCTCATCGACGCGGTCGGCGCACCGGCGCACGTCTGCGGGCTGTCGTGGGGAGGCACCGTCGCCCTTGAGCTCTACCGGCGCCGGCCGCAGGCAGTGGCGACGCTCGTGCTCGCCGACACCTACGCGGGCTGGAAGGGGTCGCTTCCGGAGGCCGAGGTCCGCACGCGCGTCAGGAGCGTCGAGCGCATGCTCGCCGGGGCCGCGCAGACAGGCCGGCCGTCATTGCCTGGACTTTTCGCCGGCGAGCCGCCGGCTGACGCGGCTGAACTGCTCACCGCCATCGCTGCCGACGTCCGCCGTGAGAGCGTGCGAGTCGCGCTCGCGGCTATGGCCGAGGCCGACCTCCGGGATGTCCTGCCGCACATCGCCGTTCCGACGCTGCTCATCTGGGGCGAGCGCGACGCGCGCTCTCCGCTGACGGTGGCGCGACAGTTCGCGTCCGCAATCCCGGACGCGGAGCTCGTGCTCATCCCCGCCGCCGGACACATGAGCAACCTGGAGTGCCCGGAGGCGTTCAACGCGGCGATGCGCGCGTTCTACGCTCGTCTTCGATGA
- the selB gene encoding selenocysteine-specific translation elongation factor: protein MTPAAPLTLGTAGHIDHGKTALVAALTGVDTDRLPEERARGISIALGYAPLTLPSGRRLSVVDVPGHERFVRTMVAGATGVDLFLMVVAADDGVMPQTREHAEVLRALGVSTGVVAVTKADLADPAPAAAAAADLLPGCEVVACSAATGAGTGDVAAALDRAAAGAASRAAAPGDVVLHVDRAFTVHGIGTVVTGTLWSGTLRPGDEIALLPGDRAVRVRGLQVHDEPVPEARAGQRVAVALAGVRARDIGRGDVLARPGTLGETSVLDCALALRDARHGERVQVHHGTRDVAGRLADLGDGLWQVRLEHPVAAARGDRLVVRRPAPPDTLGGGVVLDAHAHRHGRRPDVLERLRARRDGRPDPVAAPLPRAVPARPAAPADPAELARVTVRLREAGIGLLSEAQLGDDACHLAALRAQGAAVRVSGTLYAHAEVAAGVRERIVALLERDGSASLAEVRDALQTSRKPAQAFLEHLDAERVTRRLADDRRVLRARGRAGAT from the coding sequence GTGACCCCCGCCGCTCCGCTGACCCTCGGCACCGCCGGGCACATCGACCACGGCAAGACCGCGCTCGTCGCGGCGTTGACCGGCGTGGACACCGACCGGCTGCCCGAGGAGCGGGCGCGCGGCATCTCGATCGCGCTGGGCTACGCCCCGCTGACGCTGCCCTCGGGCCGGCGGCTGTCGGTCGTCGACGTGCCCGGGCACGAGCGCTTCGTGCGCACGATGGTCGCCGGGGCCACGGGGGTCGACCTGTTCCTCATGGTCGTCGCCGCCGACGACGGCGTCATGCCCCAGACGCGCGAGCACGCCGAGGTGCTGCGCGCGCTCGGCGTGTCGACCGGCGTCGTGGCGGTCACCAAGGCCGACCTCGCCGACCCCGCGCCGGCCGCCGCCGCGGCGGCCGACCTGCTGCCCGGCTGCGAGGTCGTGGCCTGCTCGGCCGCCACCGGCGCCGGCACGGGCGACGTGGCCGCCGCGCTGGACCGGGCCGCCGCGGGCGCCGCGAGCCGGGCCGCCGCCCCCGGCGACGTCGTGCTGCACGTCGACCGCGCCTTCACCGTCCACGGGATCGGGACCGTCGTGACCGGCACGCTGTGGTCGGGGACCCTGCGCCCCGGCGACGAGATCGCGCTGCTGCCCGGCGACCGCGCGGTCCGCGTCCGTGGCCTGCAGGTCCACGACGAGCCGGTGCCCGAGGCCCGCGCCGGCCAGCGCGTCGCCGTCGCCCTCGCCGGCGTCCGGGCCCGGGACATCGGCCGCGGCGACGTGCTCGCGCGGCCCGGCACGCTGGGCGAGACCTCCGTGCTGGACTGCGCCCTGGCACTGCGCGACGCCCGCCACGGCGAGCGCGTGCAGGTCCACCACGGCACCCGCGACGTGGCCGGCCGCCTGGCCGACCTCGGCGACGGGCTCTGGCAGGTGCGCCTCGAGCACCCGGTGGCCGCCGCCCGGGGCGACCGCCTCGTCGTCCGCCGCCCGGCGCCGCCCGACACCCTGGGCGGCGGCGTGGTCCTCGACGCCCACGCCCATCGCCACGGCCGCCGGCCCGACGTCCTCGAGCGCCTGCGCGCCCGGCGCGACGGCCGCCCCGACCCCGTGGCCGCTCCCCTCCCGAGGGCCGTCCCGGCGCGGCCCGCGGCGCCCGCCGACCCCGCCGAGCTGGCCCGCGTCACGGTGCGCCTGCGCGAGGCCGGGATCGGCCTGCTCTCCGAGGCCCAGCTCGGCGACGACGCCTGCCATCTGGCGGCGCTGCGCGCGCAGGGCGCCGCCGTGCGCGTCAGCGGCACGCTCTACGCGCACGCCGAGGTCGCCGCCGGCGTGCGCGAGCGCATCGTCGCTCTCCTGGAGCGCGACGGCTCGGCGTCGCTGGCCGAGGTCCGTGACGCGCTGCAGACCTCGCGCAAGCCTGCGCAGGCGTTCCTCGAGCACCTCGACGCCGAGCGCGTGACGCGGCGGCTGGCCGACGACCGGCGCGTCCTGCGGGCCCGGGGACGGGCGGGGGCGACGTGA
- the nrfD gene encoding NrfD/PsrC family molybdoenzyme membrane anchor subunit has protein sequence MSDQDAARADAARADERERGESARSGPRDMTAATGVPGGPASWRRAVPAAAVGLHQRAWRDARWSSIFRGRTDYATDEAPPAEQVARANLRARRGEPPEVVQGPMMKAPVWTWEVPLYFWFGGMAAGASFVALACDLAGDDRSARVARKVALGALAPSPPLLVMDLGRPERFYRMLRIFKPRSPMSMGSWCLTLFGGLASCAVGADVLGRRRTATALGAGTAVVGGYLGSYTGVLLASTAVPVWARSRLSLGPIFVSTATLTGAAATRLVLVATGMPEGHPTREALGRVESGAMAAELILSELNHHHLGRLASVLEEGVGAHWFSGAKWLARGGLALRLLGPRGGTLPHHVASVAFMGSALCFRFAWVLSGRSSAHDDEAVARMARARATRDEAPLDMDVVHHR, from the coding sequence ATGAGCGACCAGGACGCCGCGCGCGCCGACGCCGCGCGCGCCGACGAGCGCGAGCGCGGGGAGTCGGCCCGCAGCGGGCCGCGCGACATGACCGCCGCCACGGGCGTGCCCGGCGGCCCGGCCTCCTGGCGCCGCGCCGTCCCCGCCGCGGCGGTGGGCCTGCACCAGCGCGCCTGGCGCGACGCCCGCTGGTCGAGCATCTTCCGCGGCCGCACGGACTACGCGACGGACGAGGCGCCGCCCGCGGAGCAGGTGGCCCGGGCCAACCTCCGCGCCCGCCGCGGCGAGCCGCCGGAGGTCGTCCAGGGGCCGATGATGAAGGCGCCCGTGTGGACGTGGGAGGTGCCGCTGTACTTCTGGTTCGGCGGGATGGCCGCCGGCGCGTCGTTCGTGGCGCTGGCCTGCGACCTGGCCGGCGACGACCGCTCGGCGCGCGTGGCGCGCAAGGTCGCCCTCGGTGCGCTCGCCCCGTCGCCGCCGCTGCTGGTCATGGACCTGGGACGGCCCGAGCGCTTCTACAGGATGCTGCGCATCTTCAAGCCGCGGTCGCCCATGTCGATGGGGTCGTGGTGCCTGACGCTGTTCGGCGGCCTGGCGTCCTGCGCCGTCGGCGCCGACGTGCTCGGCCGCCGGCGCACGGCCACCGCCCTGGGCGCGGGCACCGCGGTCGTCGGCGGCTACCTGGGGTCCTACACCGGCGTCCTGCTGGCCTCCACCGCCGTGCCGGTGTGGGCGCGCAGCCGCCTGTCGCTGGGCCCGATCTTCGTCTCGACCGCCACGCTGACGGGCGCCGCGGCCACCCGCCTGGTGCTTGTGGCCACCGGCATGCCGGAGGGCCACCCGACGCGCGAGGCGCTCGGGCGCGTCGAGAGCGGGGCGATGGCCGCCGAGCTGATCCTCTCCGAGCTCAACCACCATCACCTGGGCCGGCTGGCCTCCGTGCTGGAGGAGGGCGTCGGCGCGCACTGGTTCTCCGGCGCCAAGTGGCTGGCCCGCGGCGGGCTGGCGCTGCGGCTGCTCGGTCCGCGCGGCGGGACGCTGCCCCACCACGTCGCCAGCGTCGCGTTCATGGGTTCGGCGCTGTGCTTCCGCTTCGCGTGGGTGCTCTCGGGACGCTCCTCGGCCCACGACGACGAGGCCGTCGCGCGGATGGCCCGCGCCCGGGCGACCCGTGACGAGGCGCCGCTGGACATGGACGTGGTGCACCACCGCTGA
- a CDS encoding 4Fe-4S dicluster domain-containing protein — translation MTTGPHAAPSEISVHRDGAQRMGFFTDTTVCIGCKACEVACKQWNDLPSDGSEFRRGGSYDHTAALGAATWRHVRFVELLEPSEVQRDEARRALEQGAGGALPHIPATALADAASGVTEDEIPDLIDLAQAGGAAASVDVAQAVADMDRWIFMSDVCKHCTNAGCMDACPTGALIRTEFETVVLQADICNGCGYCIPSCPFGVVDRDPHDGRAAKCTLCYDRLQDGLEPACAKACPTDSIQFGPHDELVEVARRRVARLHERGLEGAWLYGAGDPEGREIAGGLGAFFLLTELPERYGLPAEADSPIQENVVPATLAAVGAGFAAAAGVALAFRFPHDRKGPGALTMLAAATGALELVRDVRAGRHRRRDREGT, via the coding sequence ATGACCACCGGCCCGCACGCCGCACCGAGCGAGATCTCCGTCCACCGCGACGGCGCCCAGCGGATGGGCTTCTTCACCGACACGACCGTGTGCATCGGCTGCAAGGCGTGCGAGGTCGCGTGCAAGCAGTGGAACGACCTGCCGTCCGACGGCTCGGAGTTCCGCCGCGGCGGCTCCTACGACCACACAGCCGCGCTGGGCGCCGCGACGTGGCGCCACGTGCGCTTCGTCGAGCTGCTCGAGCCGTCCGAGGTCCAGCGCGACGAGGCCCGCCGCGCGCTGGAGCAGGGCGCGGGCGGAGCGCTGCCGCACATCCCGGCGACCGCGCTGGCCGACGCCGCGTCCGGGGTCACCGAGGACGAGATCCCCGACCTGATCGATCTCGCGCAGGCCGGCGGGGCCGCCGCGAGCGTCGACGTCGCGCAGGCCGTGGCCGACATGGACCGCTGGATCTTCATGTCCGACGTCTGCAAGCACTGCACGAACGCCGGGTGCATGGACGCGTGCCCGACCGGCGCGCTGATCCGCACGGAGTTCGAGACGGTCGTGCTGCAGGCCGACATCTGCAACGGCTGCGGCTACTGCATCCCGTCCTGCCCGTTCGGCGTCGTGGACCGCGACCCCCACGACGGGCGGGCCGCGAAGTGCACGCTCTGCTACGACCGCCTCCAGGACGGGCTGGAGCCCGCGTGCGCCAAGGCCTGCCCGACCGACTCCATCCAGTTCGGTCCCCACGACGAGCTCGTCGAGGTCGCGCGGCGCCGCGTCGCCAGGCTCCACGAGCGCGGCCTGGAGGGCGCCTGGCTCTACGGCGCCGGCGATCCCGAGGGCCGGGAGATCGCCGGCGGCCTCGGTGCGTTCTTCCTGCTCACCGAGCTGCCCGAGCGCTACGGCCTGCCGGCCGAGGCCGACTCGCCGATCCAGGAGAACGTCGTGCCCGCCACGTTGGCGGCAGTCGGCGCGGGCTTCGCCGCGGCGGCCGGCGTCGCCCTGGCGTTCCGGTTCCCGCACGACCGCAAGGGCCCGGGCGCGCTGACGATGCTGGCGGCCGCCACCGGCGCCCTGGAGCTCGTGCGCGACGTACGCGCCGGCCGGCACCGCCGGCGGGACCGGGAGGGGACATGA
- a CDS encoding long-chain fatty acid--CoA ligase, whose translation MKGLMQPAPLALTQAFERAERLYPGKPVVTATPGGIERTTYGEWAQRTRRLAGALDVLGVSADGRVGTFGWNTARHLELYFAAPCSGRVLHTLNIRLFAEQVTYIANHAEDEVVFVDRSLVGQLWPLVDTFTTVRHVVVMDDGSGDPVPDDPRIVDYEELLAGAEPVAGFTVSDEDRAAAMCYTSGTTGNPKGVVYTHRSMTLHAIGTMLADTFAISEADTILPVVPMFHANAWGLAHAAVMAGASLVLPGPDLSPGAIAGLMEAERVTLAAGVPTIWMGVLDELDGRDLSALTRIVCGGSAVPRALSEAYRERLGNPILQAWGMTETSPIGTVARVKSTLADRPQDELAGLRATAGLPAPLVRCRIVEPGADAELPWDGEAQGELQATGPWVAAGYYDDERSPASFTEDGWLRTGDVAVISPEGYVRLVDRTKDVIKSGGEWISSVELENEIMGHPAVAEAAVIAVPDEKWGERPLACVVLAPGASLTADELREHLAARVARWWLPERVEFIDEVPKTSVGKFSKKDLRARFAAEAEAVAEAPQ comes from the coding sequence ATGAAGGGTCTGATGCAGCCCGCGCCGCTGGCGCTCACGCAGGCGTTCGAGCGCGCCGAGCGGCTCTACCCGGGCAAGCCGGTCGTCACGGCGACGCCGGGCGGCATCGAGCGCACGACCTACGGCGAGTGGGCGCAGCGCACCCGGCGGCTGGCCGGCGCGCTGGACGTGCTGGGCGTCTCGGCCGACGGGCGCGTCGGAACGTTCGGCTGGAACACCGCCCGCCACCTCGAGCTGTACTTCGCGGCGCCGTGCAGCGGCCGCGTGCTGCACACGCTGAACATCCGGCTCTTCGCCGAGCAGGTGACCTACATCGCCAACCACGCCGAGGACGAGGTCGTCTTCGTCGACCGCTCGCTCGTGGGCCAGCTCTGGCCGCTGGTCGACACCTTTACCACGGTGCGCCACGTCGTCGTCATGGACGACGGCTCGGGCGACCCGGTGCCCGACGACCCGCGGATCGTCGACTACGAGGAGCTGCTGGCCGGCGCCGAGCCCGTCGCCGGGTTCACCGTGTCCGACGAGGACCGGGCCGCGGCCATGTGCTACACGAGCGGCACGACCGGCAACCCCAAAGGCGTCGTCTACACGCACCGCTCGATGACCCTGCACGCCATCGGCACGATGCTCGCCGACACGTTCGCCATCAGCGAGGCCGACACGATCCTGCCCGTCGTCCCCATGTTCCACGCCAACGCGTGGGGCCTCGCGCACGCCGCGGTCATGGCCGGCGCCTCCCTCGTGCTGCCCGGGCCCGACCTCTCGCCCGGCGCGATCGCCGGGCTCATGGAGGCCGAGCGCGTGACCCTCGCGGCCGGCGTGCCGACGATCTGGATGGGCGTGCTGGACGAGCTGGACGGCCGCGACCTCTCCGCGCTGACGCGCATCGTCTGCGGCGGCTCGGCGGTGCCGCGGGCGCTGTCGGAGGCCTACCGCGAGCGGCTGGGCAACCCGATCCTGCAGGCCTGGGGCATGACGGAGACCAGCCCGATCGGGACCGTGGCCCGTGTGAAGTCCACGCTGGCCGACCGCCCGCAGGACGAGCTGGCCGGCCTGCGGGCCACCGCCGGTCTGCCCGCGCCGCTCGTGCGCTGCCGGATCGTGGAGCCCGGCGCCGACGCCGAGCTGCCGTGGGACGGCGAGGCGCAGGGCGAGCTGCAGGCCACCGGCCCGTGGGTCGCGGCCGGCTATTACGACGACGAGCGCTCGCCGGCGTCCTTCACCGAGGACGGGTGGCTGCGCACCGGCGACGTCGCGGTCATCTCGCCCGAGGGCTATGTGCGGCTCGTGGACCGCACGAAGGACGTCATCAAGTCCGGCGGCGAGTGGATCTCCTCCGTCGAGCTCGAGAACGAGATCATGGGCCACCCGGCCGTCGCCGAGGCCGCGGTGATCGCAGTCCCCGACGAGAAGTGGGGCGAGCGCCCGCTGGCCTGCGTCGTGCTGGCGCCCGGCGCGTCGCTGACCGCCGACGAGCTGCGCGAGCACCTGGCCGCGCGGGTGGCGCGGTGGTGGCTGCCCGAGCGCGTCGAGTTCATCGACGAGGTCCCCAAGACGAGCGTGGGCAAGTTCTCCAAGAAGGACCTGCGGGCGCGCTTCGCCGCCGAGGCCGAGGCCGTCGCCGAGGCGCCTCAGTAG